Proteins from a genomic interval of Fimbriimonadaceae bacterium:
- the atpA gene encoding F0F1 ATP synthase subunit alpha, with translation MAIKPEEITSILEQELASFERKVDVEHVGTVLQVGDGIARVYGLPHCQVGEMLEFPGGVIGLALNLEEDSIGAVLVSDSTEIKEGDPVKQTGKIIQVPVGRALLGRVVNALGQPIDDMGPIAAEQFTNVEVLAPGVVDRQPVFEPLQTGIKAIDAMIPIGRGQRELIIGDRQTGKTSICVDAIINQARLNEKCEEKDRVYSIYVAIGQKMANVARVVETLRQVDAMKYTIVVAASASDSNAMQYLAPFSGAAMGEYFRDNGMHALAVYDDLSKHAVAYRAMSLLLRRPPGREAYPGDVFYLHSRLLERAAKVSDELGGGSLTALPVIETQSGDVSAYIPTNVISITDGQIYLEPDLFFAGVRPAINVGISVSRVGGNAQIKAMKSVAGRMKLEMANFREVQAFAQFASDLDRATQLQLLRGLRLTELLKQGLGVPYDVVDQIISIFAGTNAFLDDVPNDKVGAYEAGLLSFVKEKYPDVVETISREKKLDKDVEETLRKATREYTDSFVAAL, from the coding sequence ATGGCCATCAAACCCGAAGAAATCACCTCGATCCTCGAACAGGAACTCGCGTCCTTCGAACGAAAAGTCGACGTCGAGCACGTCGGCACCGTCCTCCAGGTCGGCGACGGCATCGCCCGTGTCTATGGGCTGCCGCACTGTCAGGTCGGTGAAATGCTCGAGTTCCCGGGCGGTGTCATCGGCCTGGCCCTTAACTTGGAAGAAGACTCGATCGGCGCCGTCTTGGTGTCCGACTCGACCGAGATCAAGGAAGGCGACCCCGTCAAGCAGACCGGCAAGATCATCCAGGTCCCCGTCGGCCGGGCGCTCTTGGGTCGTGTCGTGAACGCCTTGGGTCAGCCCATCGACGACATGGGCCCCATCGCCGCAGAGCAGTTCACCAACGTCGAAGTCCTCGCCCCCGGTGTCGTCGACCGCCAGCCGGTCTTTGAACCGCTCCAAACGGGCATCAAGGCCATCGACGCCATGATCCCCATCGGCCGCGGCCAGCGTGAGCTCATCATCGGCGACCGCCAGACGGGCAAGACCAGCATCTGCGTCGACGCCATCATCAACCAGGCCCGCCTGAACGAGAAGTGCGAGGAAAAGGACCGCGTCTACAGCATCTACGTGGCGATCGGACAAAAGATGGCCAACGTCGCCCGCGTCGTCGAGACCCTTCGCCAAGTCGACGCGATGAAGTACACCATCGTCGTCGCCGCGTCGGCCTCCGACTCGAACGCGATGCAGTACCTTGCGCCGTTCTCCGGTGCCGCCATGGGCGAGTACTTCCGTGACAACGGAATGCACGCCTTGGCCGTCTACGACGACCTTTCCAAGCACGCCGTCGCCTACCGCGCCATGTCGTTGCTCCTGCGTCGGCCGCCCGGACGCGAGGCCTACCCCGGCGACGTCTTCTACCTGCACTCCCGCCTTCTGGAGCGCGCCGCCAAGGTGAGCGACGAACTCGGCGGTGGTTCTTTGACCGCCCTGCCCGTCATCGAGACCCAAAGCGGCGACGTCTCGGCGTACATCCCGACCAACGTCATCTCGATCACGGACGGACAGATCTACCTGGAACCTGACCTGTTCTTCGCTGGTGTCCGCCCGGCTATCAACGTCGGTATCTCGGTGAGCCGCGTCGGCGGTAACGCCCAGATCAAGGCGATGAAGTCGGTCGCGGGCCGCATGAAGCTTGAGATGGCGAACTTCCGCGAGGTCCAGGCCTTCGCCCAGTTTGCCAGCGACCTTGACCGCGCCACCCAGCTCCAGTTGCTGCGCGGCCTCCGCCTCACCGAGTTGCTGAAGCAAGGCCTGGGCGTGCCGTACGACGTCGTCGACCAGATCATCTCGATCTTTGCCGGCACCAACGCCTTTCTGGACGACGTGCCGAATGACAAGGTCGGGGCTTACGAGGCGGGACTGCTCTCCTTTGTCAAGGAGAAGTATCCCGACGTCGTCGAGACGATCTCCCGCGAGAAGAAGCTGGACAAGGACGTCGAAGAGACCCTGCGCAAGGCGACCCGCGAGTACACCGACTCGTTCGTCGCCGCTCTGTGA
- the atpH gene encoding ATP synthase F1 subunit delta encodes MDDTRVAKRYARALFSAAKREGVVSGVDEDLKAVTTAFRDSSGFRVFIESPQTDDAQKTGLMEKVFGDRVTPLTMSALRLLIKKRRDNEIFALQKEFAELRRQMDGVTKATVTSSTPLDKGQQDAVVAKIAAKTGRTVEAEFDIDTSLIGGVKVIYDDYILDGSVRGQLDRMKETLLYDLLKQA; translated from the coding sequence ATGGACGACACCCGCGTCGCCAAGCGGTATGCGCGCGCGCTCTTTAGCGCGGCGAAGCGGGAGGGCGTCGTCTCTGGTGTCGACGAGGACCTCAAGGCCGTCACCACCGCGTTTCGCGACAGCAGCGGTTTTCGGGTGTTCATTGAGAGCCCGCAGACCGACGACGCCCAAAAGACCGGGCTGATGGAGAAGGTGTTCGGTGACCGCGTCACCCCGTTGACGATGTCGGCCCTTCGCCTGCTGATCAAAAAGCGCCGGGACAACGAGATCTTCGCCCTGCAGAAGGAATTCGCCGAACTCCGCCGGCAAATGGACGGCGTGACCAAGGCGACCGTCACCTCGTCGACCCCCCTCGACAAGGGCCAGCAAGACGCGGTGGTCGCCAAGATCGCCGCCAAGACCGGCCGCACTGTCGAGGCCGAGTTCGACATCGACACCAGCTTGATCGGTGGCGTCAAGGTCATCTATGACGACTACATCCTGGACGGTTCCGTCCGCGGCCAGCTGGACCGCATGAAGGAAACATTGCTTTACGACCTCCTCAAACAAGCCTGA
- the atpG gene encoding ATP synthase F1 subunit gamma, translating into MATLKQIRQRIRSAKSIRQITRAMKLVAAARLNRAKLRVEEARPYAEKMRELILSIGSAGELPSHPLLERREVKKALLVLVTSDRGLAGSFNSALIRKTAEHLKSATVPTSLACVGKKGQQFFGKRGYDVVHSVSLPTAGADLSHAVELADYLRKVFESGEFDSVQLVYSKFYSPIRQEPQIVQLLPIEPPTSAEKAVDGPSKEYDFEPAPEELLGLLLPKYLLTVTYQALLESAASEHGARMTAMSNATDSAGKMIGELTLTANRVRQAGITKEILEIVGGAEALNA; encoded by the coding sequence ATGGCGACGCTCAAGCAGATCCGACAGCGCATCCGAAGCGCCAAGAGCATCCGGCAGATCACCCGCGCGATGAAGCTGGTGGCCGCCGCACGGCTCAACCGGGCGAAGTTGCGCGTGGAAGAGGCACGGCCCTATGCGGAAAAGATGCGGGAGCTCATCCTCAGCATCGGTTCTGCCGGCGAATTGCCCAGCCACCCCCTGCTTGAGCGCCGCGAGGTCAAGAAGGCCCTCCTCGTCTTGGTCACTAGCGACCGAGGCCTAGCTGGTTCGTTCAACTCGGCCCTGATCCGGAAGACCGCCGAACACCTCAAGTCCGCCACCGTCCCGACGTCGCTGGCTTGCGTCGGCAAGAAGGGACAGCAATTCTTTGGCAAGCGCGGATATGACGTGGTGCATTCGGTGTCGTTGCCCACGGCGGGCGCCGACCTCAGCCACGCGGTAGAACTGGCCGACTACCTCCGCAAAGTGTTCGAGTCAGGCGAGTTTGATTCGGTGCAGTTGGTCTATTCAAAGTTCTACTCGCCGATCCGCCAAGAACCTCAGATCGTCCAACTCTTGCCCATCGAACCGCCGACGTCGGCGGAGAAGGCGGTGGACGGCCCGAGCAAGGAGTACGACTTCGAGCCGGCACCCGAAGAGTTGCTTGGATTGCTCTTGCCGAAGTACCTCTTGACCGTCACCTATCAGGCACTCTTAGAGTCTGCCGCCAGCGAGCACGGTGCGCGCATGACGGCGATGAGCAACGCGACGGACAGTGCCGGCAAGATGATCGGGGAACTCACCCTGACCGCCAACCGGGTCCGCCAGGCCGGTATCACCAAGGAAATCTTGGAGATCGTCGGCGGTGCAGAAGCCCTGAACGCCTGA
- the atpF gene encoding F0F1 ATP synthase subunit B: MASEHKEVPPEKGGSGVRMGIGIVLFIFSIVMQKIWDFEAVKESNALLKLFDLNVPVIIGTIGLIFLLWGVIQQFYTTPLWHIINERNSAIEGTFADVENLRDEMSRTKADYEARLHKTEADAREQIQAQIKEAQELKKQLMADAQAKADALRKEAETEIENQRRQALAELRVHVATLSLQATEKILQENVDNDRNRKLIDDFLTTVEAKN, from the coding sequence GTGGCAAGCGAACACAAAGAAGTCCCACCAGAGAAGGGTGGATCCGGCGTCCGGATGGGCATCGGCATAGTCCTGTTCATCTTCAGCATCGTCATGCAGAAGATCTGGGACTTTGAGGCGGTCAAGGAGAGCAACGCGTTGCTGAAGCTCTTCGATCTCAACGTGCCCGTCATCATCGGCACGATCGGCCTGATCTTCTTGCTGTGGGGCGTCATCCAGCAGTTCTACACGACCCCCTTGTGGCACATCATCAACGAGCGGAACTCCGCCATCGAAGGCACCTTCGCCGACGTGGAGAACCTGCGAGACGAGATGAGCCGCACCAAGGCGGACTACGAAGCGAGGCTCCACAAGACCGAGGCGGACGCCCGCGAGCAGATCCAGGCCCAGATCAAGGAAGCCCAGGAACTGAAGAAGCAGCTGATGGCCGACGCCCAAGCGAAGGCCGACGCCTTGCGCAAGGAGGCGGAGACTGAGATTGAGAACCAGCGCCGCCAGGCCCTCGCAGAGTTGCGCGTCCACGTCGCGACCCTCTCGCTCCAGGCCACCGAGAAGATCTTGCAGGAGAACGTCGACAACGACCGGAACCGCAAGCTCATCGACGACTTTTTGACTACTGTCGAGGCTAAGAACTAA
- a CDS encoding F0F1 ATP synthase subunit A translates to MTTRLLAEGHAAPPLPVMGNAALWIGALLVAFIWAFLVVAQKGYSVRGPESTVAKLAEHSYFFLEKVCVSVIGPHGRQFMPFMAAIWTVVFCGNVLGLVIHVTPTANLSFNLGMSLLTVAYVQVVGIKQNGLAGHLKHFAGPKMVGALALINVLIFLVEIMSESAKIVSLSLRLFGNIAGGGVVVKNLDELSVVIGQQMLHIDGFHIEVPIGSLLLPIKLLTAVLQPFVWIMLTAVYLNNVTHADHGDDHGVAHAH, encoded by the coding sequence TTGACGACCCGACTCCTCGCCGAGGGACACGCCGCGCCGCCACTCCCGGTCATGGGGAACGCGGCCCTTTGGATCGGCGCGCTCTTGGTGGCGTTCATCTGGGCGTTTTTGGTCGTCGCACAGAAGGGATATTCCGTCAGGGGCCCGGAATCGACCGTCGCCAAACTGGCCGAACACTCTTACTTCTTCTTGGAGAAGGTCTGCGTTTCAGTCATCGGGCCCCATGGCCGCCAGTTCATGCCCTTTATGGCGGCGATTTGGACGGTCGTCTTCTGCGGCAACGTCCTCGGCTTGGTCATCCACGTGACTCCGACGGCCAACCTCAGCTTCAACCTGGGGATGTCCCTCCTCACCGTCGCCTACGTCCAGGTCGTGGGGATCAAGCAGAACGGCCTGGCTGGTCACCTCAAGCACTTCGCCGGGCCGAAGATGGTCGGTGCGCTCGCCCTCATCAACGTCTTGATCTTCTTGGTCGAGATCATGTCGGAGTCGGCCAAGATCGTGTCGCTCAGCCTGCGCCTCTTCGGCAACATCGCCGGTGGCGGGGTCGTCGTCAAGAACCTTGACGAATTGAGTGTCGTCATCGGCCAGCAGATGCTCCACATCGACGGCTTCCACATCGAGGTGCCGATCGGGTCGCTCCTCCTGCCGATCAAGCTCCTCACTGCCGTGCTCCAGCCGTTCGTCTGGATCATGCTCACCGCGGTCTATCTGAACAACGTCACCCACGCGGACCACGGCGACGACCACGGGGTCGCCCACGCCCACTAA
- a CDS encoding sigma-70 family RNA polymerase sigma factor, whose product MAQTLAIGNDSRFNDLMQGSYKKVFNLAYRLSGDRGDAEDLTQEAFYRAYRGFDAYEGDRPFENWIFRIVTRLFLDLKRSRSRRVQAMSYDAPLRPDGRDETVHFETADDRPGPEEVLLDGILSEEMEASLKQLTEEQRRLVWLADVEGVSYNEIAEMFDAPVGTIRSRLHRAHKQLRSVFEAMKTKPAASPCMGC is encoded by the coding sequence ATGGCACAAACACTCGCAATCGGCAACGACTCTCGGTTCAACGACCTGATGCAGGGGAGCTACAAGAAGGTGTTCAACCTGGCATACCGGCTGTCCGGCGACCGTGGGGACGCGGAGGACCTTACCCAAGAGGCCTTCTACCGTGCCTATCGCGGTTTTGACGCTTATGAGGGCGACCGCCCCTTTGAAAACTGGATCTTCCGCATCGTCACCCGCCTGTTCCTCGACCTCAAGCGGTCGCGGAGCCGGCGTGTCCAGGCGATGTCATATGACGCCCCGCTGCGTCCGGACGGTCGGGACGAGACAGTCCACTTTGAAACCGCCGACGACCGCCCCGGCCCCGAAGAGGTGTTGCTGGACGGCATCCTCTCCGAAGAGATGGAGGCGTCGTTGAAGCAATTGACCGAGGAGCAGCGCCGTCTGGTCTGGCTGGCGGACGTCGAGGGTGTCAGCTACAACGAGATCGCCGAAATGTTCGACGCGCCGGTCGGCACGATCCGCTCCCGCCTCCACCGCGCCCACAAACAACTCCGGTCGGTCTTCGAAGCGATGAAGACCAAGCCGGCCGCCTCACCCTGCATGGGGTGCTAG